The Vespula pensylvanica isolate Volc-1 chromosome 5, ASM1446617v1, whole genome shotgun sequence genome includes a window with the following:
- the LOC122629456 gene encoding parathyroid hormone/parathyroid hormone-related peptide receptor-like isoform X2 — translation METEEIDNNWRKLQEKWREEQRRNCQDGSITTKGWCPEIWDAITCWPSTPSGEMAVHSCPDYIVGFDTQENATRQCMSNGEWYWNSETNSTWSNYTQCYTTPSVTVVMGIPVHSNNVTLIKNYLPILKAISKVGYSVSLFTLIIAFCILAIIKKLRCPRNMLHMHTFVSFIMRAFMALLKDTIFIFGFGLSSDILIKNGENYLLRNESENNWNCKMFTSFWQYFILANYFWILMEGLYLHNLVFLALFTDANSSIAVYVGLGWGLPMVFVVSWIICRIIFENTFCWTTNENPYLFLLIRIPTMLSILINFVLFVNIVRVLLSKLKCTVSEETQRYKRWAKSTLVLVPLFGVHYTVFLGMSYSMGVDETVEIVWLFCDQFFASFQGFFVAVLYCFMNREVRAEVSRALRSKKWFHFRYDSRPTVPSGSVCSCNTSKFGRRGKRPKWLAKQWPCFYHDREAHRSTHSMILEREEVV, via the exons ATGGAAACA gaGGAAATCGATAACAATTGGCGCAAATTGCAAGAGAAATGGCGcgaagaacaaagaagaaattgtCAAGATGGAAGTATCACGACGAaag GATGGTGTCCTGAGATCTGGGATGCAATAACTTGCTGGCCTTCCACGCCATCAGGTGAAATGGCTGTTCATTCTTGTCCCGATTACATCGTAGGATTTGATACTCAG GAGAATGCAACGAGGCAATGCATGTCTAACGGCGAGTGGTACTGGAATTCTGAGACAAATAGTACTTGGAGCAATTACACGCAATGTTATACGACACCATCAGTTACAGTTGTAATGGGCATACCGGTTCATTCGAACAATGTCACTCTTATTAAG AATTATCTTCCCATACTGAAAGCCATTTCAAAAGTAGGATATAGTGTATCCTTATTCACGCTAATTATAGCATTTTGCATTCTTGCGATTATTAA GAAATTGAGATGTCCAAGGAACATGTTACACATGCacacgttcgtttctttcataatGCGAGCGTTTATGGCACTTCTAAAAGATACTATCTTCATATTTGGATTCGGTCTTTCATCGGACATCCTTATCAAAAACGGTGAAAATTATTTGCTACGCAACGAATCTGAAAATAATTGGAATTGCAAGATGTTCACCAGTTTCTGGCAATATTTCATACTGGCGAATTACTTCTGGATTCTCATGGAGGGTCTTTATCTTCATAATTTAGTCTTCCTGGCACTGTTTACCGACGCAAATTCGAGCATAGCCGTTTACGTCGGCTTAGGATGGG GATTACCGATGGTATTCGTAGTATCTTGGATTATATGTAGGATTATCTTCGAGAATACTTTTTGTTGGACAACTAATGAAAatccatatttatttttattgattcgaATACCGACTATGCTTTCCATATTG ATAaatttcgttctcttcgtcAACATCGTACGAGTATTACTGTCGAAGTTAAAGTGCACCGTATCGGAGGAAACTCAAAGATACAA ACGATGGGCAAAAAGTACATTGGTTTTGGTGCCACTTTTTGGAGTACATTATACAGTTTTCTTAGGTATGTCTTATAGTATGGGAGTCGATGAAACGGTAGAAATTGTTTGGCTTTTTTGCGATCAATTCTTCGCTTCGTTCCAG GGCTTTTTCGTAGCAGTACTTTACTGTTTTATGAACAGAGAAGTAAGGGCCGAAGTATCAAGGGCATTAAGGAGCAAAAAATGGTTTCATTTTCGATACGACTCAAGACCTACTGTTCCATCGGGTAGTGTATGCAGTTGCAACACGTCGAAATTTGGACGACGTGGTAAAAGACCAAAATGGCTAGCAAAACAATGGCCATGTTTTTATCACGATCGCGAAGCTCATCGTTCAACGCACTCGATG ATATTGGAACGCGAGGAGGTAGTTTAG
- the LOC122629456 gene encoding parathyroid hormone/parathyroid hormone-related peptide receptor-like isoform X1 produces METEEIDNNWRKLQEKWREEQRRNCQDGSITTKGWCPEIWDAITCWPSTPSGEMAVHSCPDYIVGFDTQENATRQCMSNGEWYWNSETNSTWSNYTQCYTTPSVTVVMGIPVHSNNVTLIKNYLPILKAISKVGYSVSLFTLIIAFCILAIIKKLRCPRNMLHMHTFVSFIMRAFMALLKDTIFIFGFGLSSDILIKNGENYLLRNESENNWNCKMFTSFWQYFILANYFWILMEGLYLHNLVFLALFTDANSSIAVYVGLGWGLPMVFVVSWIICRIIFENTFCWTTNENPYLFLLIRIPTMLSILINFVLFVNIVRVLLSKLKCTVSEETQRYKRWAKSTLVLVPLFGVHYTVFLGMSYSMGVDETVEIVWLFCDQFFASFQGFFVAVLYCFMNREVRAEVSRALRSKKWFHFRYDSRPTVPSGSVCSCNTSKFGRRGKRPKWLAKQWPCFYHDREAHRSTHSMASTQDIGTRGGSLASSRGYLDVVGNGSNALSMDHHKYIMSHTTPLCSKCTDQSLLSFSSNMSEMSLNAEKIRERHRWSDSECCQLTYELHNLQHHTYH; encoded by the exons ATGGAAACA gaGGAAATCGATAACAATTGGCGCAAATTGCAAGAGAAATGGCGcgaagaacaaagaagaaattgtCAAGATGGAAGTATCACGACGAaag GATGGTGTCCTGAGATCTGGGATGCAATAACTTGCTGGCCTTCCACGCCATCAGGTGAAATGGCTGTTCATTCTTGTCCCGATTACATCGTAGGATTTGATACTCAG GAGAATGCAACGAGGCAATGCATGTCTAACGGCGAGTGGTACTGGAATTCTGAGACAAATAGTACTTGGAGCAATTACACGCAATGTTATACGACACCATCAGTTACAGTTGTAATGGGCATACCGGTTCATTCGAACAATGTCACTCTTATTAAG AATTATCTTCCCATACTGAAAGCCATTTCAAAAGTAGGATATAGTGTATCCTTATTCACGCTAATTATAGCATTTTGCATTCTTGCGATTATTAA GAAATTGAGATGTCCAAGGAACATGTTACACATGCacacgttcgtttctttcataatGCGAGCGTTTATGGCACTTCTAAAAGATACTATCTTCATATTTGGATTCGGTCTTTCATCGGACATCCTTATCAAAAACGGTGAAAATTATTTGCTACGCAACGAATCTGAAAATAATTGGAATTGCAAGATGTTCACCAGTTTCTGGCAATATTTCATACTGGCGAATTACTTCTGGATTCTCATGGAGGGTCTTTATCTTCATAATTTAGTCTTCCTGGCACTGTTTACCGACGCAAATTCGAGCATAGCCGTTTACGTCGGCTTAGGATGGG GATTACCGATGGTATTCGTAGTATCTTGGATTATATGTAGGATTATCTTCGAGAATACTTTTTGTTGGACAACTAATGAAAatccatatttatttttattgattcgaATACCGACTATGCTTTCCATATTG ATAaatttcgttctcttcgtcAACATCGTACGAGTATTACTGTCGAAGTTAAAGTGCACCGTATCGGAGGAAACTCAAAGATACAA ACGATGGGCAAAAAGTACATTGGTTTTGGTGCCACTTTTTGGAGTACATTATACAGTTTTCTTAGGTATGTCTTATAGTATGGGAGTCGATGAAACGGTAGAAATTGTTTGGCTTTTTTGCGATCAATTCTTCGCTTCGTTCCAG GGCTTTTTCGTAGCAGTACTTTACTGTTTTATGAACAGAGAAGTAAGGGCCGAAGTATCAAGGGCATTAAGGAGCAAAAAATGGTTTCATTTTCGATACGACTCAAGACCTACTGTTCCATCGGGTAGTGTATGCAGTTGCAACACGTCGAAATTTGGACGACGTGGTAAAAGACCAAAATGGCTAGCAAAACAATGGCCATGTTTTTATCACGATCGCGAAGCTCATCGTTCAACGCACTCGATGGCGAGTACACAAG ATATTGGAACGCGAGGAGGTAGTTTAGCTAGCAGCAGAGGTTACCTGGACGTCGTTGGGAACGGATCCAACGCTCTATCGATGGATCATCACAAGTACATCATGAGTCATACTACGCCGCTTTGTAGTAAATGCACGGATCAATCATTACTATCGTTTTCCTCGAAC ATGTCCGAAATGTCCTTGAATGCGGAAAAGATTCGTGAACGGCATAGATGGAGTGACTCGGAATGTTGTCAGCTTACTTACGAATTGCACAATCTTCAACATCATACGTATCactga